The Lutra lutra chromosome 15, mLutLut1.2, whole genome shotgun sequence genome includes a region encoding these proteins:
- the S100A6 gene encoding protein S100-A6 has translation MACPLDQAIGLLVAIFHKYSGKEGDRSTLSKKELKELIQKELTIGAKLQDADIAKLMEDLDRNKDQVVNFQEYVTFLGALALIYNDALKG, from the exons ATGGCGTGCCCCCTGGACCAGGCCATTGGCCTCCTCGTGGCCATCTTCCATAAGTACTCGGGCAAGGAAGGCGACAGGAGCACTCTGAGCAAGAAGGAGTTGAAGGAGCTGATCCAGAAGGAGCTCACCATCGGCGCG AAGCTGCAGGATGCTGACATTGCGAAGCTCATGGAGGACCTGGACCGGAACAAGGACCAGGTGGTGAACTTCCAGGAATATGTCACCTTTCTGGGGGCCTTGGCTTTGATCTACAATGACGCTCTCAAGGGCTGA